A single region of the Chryseobacterium culicis genome encodes:
- a CDS encoding tRNA1(Val) (adenine(37)-N6)-methyltransferase has product MKPFTFKQFKIEQSKDVFRVGTDGVLLGALANAEGASSVLEVGTGTGLISLMLAQRNLDAEFLGLDINEEAARLTRLNFENSPFHTRLQNRHQDFKTFETKDRFDLIVSNPPYFEESGSEKDKIARQTVELNFMQLISKASQFLSEGGIFSVIIPVEAGDLFVSIGKENNLFLIRRVHIKGIENSKAKRLILEFSSEEKNIDESDFIIEKSPREYSDQYLELTKEFHVFK; this is encoded by the coding sequence GTGAAACCTTTTACATTTAAGCAATTTAAAATTGAGCAGTCTAAAGACGTCTTCCGTGTAGGAACAGACGGGGTTCTGCTTGGGGCTTTAGCTAATGCTGAAGGTGCTTCCAGTGTTTTGGAAGTGGGAACGGGTACAGGTTTAATTTCTCTTATGCTGGCCCAGAGAAATCTAGATGCTGAGTTTTTGGGACTTGATATTAATGAAGAGGCAGCAAGGCTTACCAGGCTCAATTTTGAAAATTCTCCTTTTCATACAAGGTTGCAAAATAGACATCAGGATTTTAAAACTTTTGAAACGAAAGACCGGTTTGATCTTATTGTTTCCAATCCTCCATATTTCGAAGAATCGGGATCTGAAAAGGATAAAATTGCCCGTCAGACGGTGGAGTTAAACTTCATGCAGTTGATATCCAAAGCATCTCAGTTTTTATCAGAAGGTGGGATTTTTTCCGTCATTATTCCTGTTGAAGCGGGAGATCTTTTTGTTTCAATTGGAAAAGAAAATAATCTGTTTCTGATCCGAAGAGTACATATCAAAGGAATTGAAAATTCAAAAGCAAAAAGGCTGATTCTGGAGTTTTCATCAGAAGAAAAAAATATTGATGAATCTGACTTTATTATAGAAAAAAGTCCGAGAGAATACTCGGACCAATATCTTGAACTCACCAAAGAGTTTCATGTTTTTAAGTAA
- a CDS encoding sensor histidine kinase, with product MSINKYKGYSLRNRVFFGFLLVCFLSVVATSLVPYFVLRNHSLQQSNIDMQDKTNAVMRYLDYAVSQTLIETKDLPEVLGNKIFEIADINQHDIFIYDLKGHYLLSNKDEGLVEQKTIPIEIINKILSTDARVDMINYDAAKDAKLTSSYLLLKNNELEPIGIVYIPLYHNESAYLEVLHQYVKYILLVDIFLILFSIWISWVTSNSLAKTITKFSDMITRITLFENEMRPIRYYKNDELNALARAYNRMILQIQDQKERLRFKASEEAWREMAKQVAHEVKNPLTPMKLTIQNFERKFDPEDPNIRERVKQMSKTIVDQIDLIATVASAFSEFAKLPEKNNEVINLNTEVEDILRVFNDDSIFMHANKTNIMINMDRIYLSRIITNLVTNAKQAESDERKLIINVDVEQHQRRVIISVQDNGIGIPENMYERIFEPNFTSKSSGMGLGLSMVRKMIEDYKGEISVKSEIGKGSTFMITLPTNL from the coding sequence ATGTCAATAAATAAGTATAAAGGATATAGCTTAAGGAATCGGGTATTCTTCGGTTTCTTACTGGTATGTTTTTTAAGTGTCGTTGCTACATCTCTTGTCCCTTACTTTGTGCTGAGAAATCATTCTTTGCAGCAGAGTAATATCGATATGCAGGACAAGACCAATGCGGTAATGCGGTATCTGGACTATGCGGTAAGTCAGACACTTATAGAAACAAAAGACCTTCCGGAAGTTTTAGGGAATAAAATTTTTGAAATAGCGGATATCAACCAGCATGACATTTTTATTTATGATCTGAAAGGACACTATTTACTTTCCAACAAAGATGAAGGTTTAGTTGAGCAGAAAACAATTCCTATAGAGATTATCAATAAAATCCTGTCTACTGATGCAAGAGTAGATATGATTAATTATGATGCGGCTAAAGATGCTAAGCTTACTTCTTCCTATCTTTTGTTGAAAAACAATGAGCTTGAACCCATCGGAATTGTTTATATTCCTTTATACCACAATGAATCTGCTTATCTTGAAGTTCTTCATCAGTATGTAAAATATATTCTTTTAGTCGATATATTCCTTATTCTTTTTAGTATATGGATCAGTTGGGTTACGTCTAATAGCCTTGCGAAAACCATTACGAAATTCTCTGATATGATTACCCGTATTACATTGTTTGAAAATGAAATGCGTCCCATCAGATACTATAAAAATGATGAGCTTAATGCTTTGGCGAGAGCTTATAACAGAATGATTCTGCAGATTCAGGATCAGAAAGAAAGACTTAGATTCAAGGCATCTGAAGAAGCTTGGAGAGAGATGGCTAAGCAGGTGGCTCATGAGGTGAAAAACCCATTGACTCCAATGAAGCTGACCATTCAGAATTTTGAAAGAAAATTTGATCCTGAAGATCCAAATATCAGAGAGAGAGTAAAACAGATGAGTAAAACGATCGTAGATCAGATTGATCTGATTGCTACGGTAGCCTCGGCATTCTCAGAATTTGCAAAACTTCCGGAAAAAAATAATGAAGTTATTAATCTGAATACTGAAGTTGAAGATATTCTCCGTGTATTTAATGATGACAGTATTTTCATGCATGCCAACAAGACGAATATTATGATCAATATGGACAGAATTTATCTTTCCAGGATTATAACCAACCTTGTTACCAATGCAAAACAGGCAGAAAGTGATGAAAGAAAACTGATCATTAATGTAGATGTGGAACAGCATCAGAGACGAGTGATTATTTCTGTTCAGGATAACGGAATAGGAATTCCTGAAAATATGTACGAAAGAATCTTTGAACCGAATTTTACTTCTAAAAGCAGTGGAATGGGGCTGGGGTTGTCTATGGTGAGAAAGATGATTGAAGATTATAAAGGAGAGATTTCTGTAAAATCTGAAATAGGAAAGGGATCTACCTTCATGATTACACTGCCTACCAATTTATAG